One window of Quercus robur chromosome 12, dhQueRobu3.1, whole genome shotgun sequence genomic DNA carries:
- the LOC126709989 gene encoding toll/interleukin-1 receptor-like protein isoform X1, with product MADSADQETFAPFLSTSTLTYKYDVFVSFRGEDTRTNFTDHLITTLEGKKIRVYKDDKNLPRGEFIWTELMKAIETSRIAVVVFSKNYATSNWCLDELVKIMDCKRVLNQRVLPIFYNVSPSEVRDQKGNFAEALPNGPEVMVNSWKAALKDIADLSGLHLKPFRPESDFIKETVEIILKNLHRESTTDPWQIDVPEGSAAIVVRNIPSSKNSEWARFFSENVKRFFIWYLVLHVVPLIIFVAFAYGMYKLVTQFPSL from the exons ATGGCTGATTCCGCAGACCAAGAAACCTTTGCTCCTTTCTTATCAACCTCAACATTGACATATAAGTATGATGTCTTTGTTAGTTTTCGAGGGGAAGATACCCGCACTAATTTTACCGACCATCTCATTACTACTTTAGAGGGCAAAAAGATTCGTGTGTATAAAGATGACAAAAACCTTCCCAGAGGGGAATTTATTTGGACTGAGCTGATGAAGGCAATCGAAACGTCAAGGATTGCAGTTGTTGTGTTCTCAAAAAACTATGCTACTTCGAATTGGTGCCTAGATGAGCTGGTGAAGATCATGGACTGCAAAAGGGTGTTGAATCAACGGGTGCTACCTATTTTCTATAATGTGTCTCCGTCCGAGGTGCGAGATCAAAAAGGGAATTTTGCGGAAGCACTCCCTAATGGCCCCGAAGTCATGGTGAATAGTTGGAAGGCTGCTTTGAAGGATATTGCAGACTTATCGGGCTTGCATTTGAAACCGTTTCG TCCAGAGTCAGACTTTATAAAGGAAACtgttgaaataattttaaaaaatctacaTAGGGAATCAACTACGGATCCATGGCAGATTGATGTTCCTGAAGGCTCTGCAGCAATTGTGGTGCGCAATATCCCTTCGTCAAAGAATTCTGAGTGGGCTCGCTTTTTTAGTGAAAACGTCAAGCGTTTCTTTATTTGGTACCTGGTTTTACACGTTGTGCCTCTTATTATATTTGTTGCTTTTGCCTATGGAATGTATAAACTAGTGACTCAGTTTCCGAGTTTATAA
- the LOC126708234 gene encoding uncharacterized protein LOC126708234: MRGHFQPGSIIIITTRDKSILKLDEINEIYTPLALDYHESIQLLSWHAFGKDEPKENYVELSKEGTRGFGSPVYEKSQTIQGPQNSKIIPETHSNNVKCNIARFHLSVVINFIDELKLESSSCRTLLIKQLSKGLEAIHEKFATFLKWIFVNYSELLKESSTKLFEELIATVSISCFLSRGEIPEWFDNISTGSILSFVVVPPPFKQEIQGWLLCVVFATRFHAIHGFDIICKFKNNTKGIEWQYEKRNCRVNPSQENMWLHSVPLHDIVCMLEAGDVVEYSIQVRGSFQLKKFGVKLIYWNDTEYCRSNFKARIQNVPVPHTDDFLDAVASIDQALLAGDKKIKIFYLQDQPSDWGRGLPYFHENLQGTMFFENRAP, from the exons ATGCGTGGTCATTTTCAACCAGGTAGTATAATTATCATTACAACAAGAGATAAGTCTATACTCAAATTGGATGAGATTAATGAAATATATACGCCACTAGCACTGGATTACCATGAGTCAATTCAGCTCTTGAGTTGGCATGCATTTGGGAAAGACGAACCTAAGGAAAATTATGTAGAGTTATCAAAGGAA GGAACTAGAGGGTTTGGCTCTCCAGTATATGAGAAGAGTCAGACAATTCAAG GACCTCAGAATTCAAAGATCATTCCTGAGACCCATTCTAACAATGTCAAATGCAACATCGCTCGATTTCATTTATCAGTTGTTATAAATTTCATTGATGAACTCAAGCTTGAATCTAGCTCATGCAGAACACTTCTAATAAAGCAGCTTTCAAAAGGTTTAGAAGCGATACATGAAAAATTTGCCACGTTCTTGAAATGGATATTTGTAAATTACTCTGAACTATTAAAGGAGAGTTCTACAAAGCTTTTCGAg GAATTGATTGCAACCGTCAGTATTAGCTGCTTCCTATCTCGGGGTGAGATTCCAGAGTGGTTTGACAACATTAGTACGGGAtcaattttatcttttgttGTTGTACCCCCACCGTTTAAGCAAGAGATCCAAGGTTGGCTTTTATGTGTTGTATTTGCAACCCGATTTCATGCTATTCATGGATTTGATATCATCtgtaaattcaaaaataataccAAGGGCATCGAGTGGCAGTATGAAAAAAGGAATTGTCGAGTAAACCCAAGTCAGGAAAATATGTGGTTGCACTCTGTACCGCTACATGACATTGTATGCATGTTGGAAGCTGGGGATGTAGTGGAGTACTCAATACAAGTTAGAGGTAGCTTCCAACTGAAGAAGTTTGGGGTCAAACTGATTTATTGGAATGATACGGAGTATTGCCGATCCAATTTTAAAGCGAGGATCCAGAATGTACCCGTGCCCCATACGGATGACTTTCTTGATGCAGTTGCTTCAATAGATCAAGCACTATTGGCTGGtgataagaaaatcaaaattttctatttacaG GATCAACCTTCCGATTGGGGACGTGGTTTACCCTACTTCCATGAAAATCTGCAAGGGACTATGTTCTTTGAGAACAGGGCTCCCTAG
- the LOC126709989 gene encoding disease resistance protein RPV1-like isoform X2, producing MADSADQETFAPFLSTSTLTYKYDVFVSFRGEDTRTNFTDHLITTLEGKKIRVYKDDKNLPRGEFIWTELMKAIETSRIAVVVFSKNYATSNWCLDELVKIMDCKRVLNQRVLPIFYNVSPSEVRDQKGNFAEALPNGPEVMVNSWKAALKDIADLSGLHLKPFRESTTDPWQIDVPEGSAAIVVRNIPSSKNSEWARFFSENVKRFFIWYLVLHVVPLIIFVAFAYGMYKLVTQFPSL from the exons ATGGCTGATTCCGCAGACCAAGAAACCTTTGCTCCTTTCTTATCAACCTCAACATTGACATATAAGTATGATGTCTTTGTTAGTTTTCGAGGGGAAGATACCCGCACTAATTTTACCGACCATCTCATTACTACTTTAGAGGGCAAAAAGATTCGTGTGTATAAAGATGACAAAAACCTTCCCAGAGGGGAATTTATTTGGACTGAGCTGATGAAGGCAATCGAAACGTCAAGGATTGCAGTTGTTGTGTTCTCAAAAAACTATGCTACTTCGAATTGGTGCCTAGATGAGCTGGTGAAGATCATGGACTGCAAAAGGGTGTTGAATCAACGGGTGCTACCTATTTTCTATAATGTGTCTCCGTCCGAGGTGCGAGATCAAAAAGGGAATTTTGCGGAAGCACTCCCTAATGGCCCCGAAGTCATGGTGAATAGTTGGAAGGCTGCTTTGAAGGATATTGCAGACTTATCGGGCTTGCATTTGAAACCGTTTCG GGAATCAACTACGGATCCATGGCAGATTGATGTTCCTGAAGGCTCTGCAGCAATTGTGGTGCGCAATATCCCTTCGTCAAAGAATTCTGAGTGGGCTCGCTTTTTTAGTGAAAACGTCAAGCGTTTCTTTATTTGGTACCTGGTTTTACACGTTGTGCCTCTTATTATATTTGTTGCTTTTGCCTATGGAATGTATAAACTAGTGACTCAGTTTCCGAGTTTATAA